A genomic stretch from Candidatus Nitrososphaera gargensis Ga9.2 includes:
- a CDS encoding transposase has translation MQPAARGAVYAAGDSGYDDYKLYEYSSDVLGIDLVCPITRYEHTPADRLELMHFYESEIGQAIYSWRSISVDVELLIEHVKSVFRIDPLPVRGYHKAAAAVLLSVLLYQVMVYYNCKTGVDNPTSVKYMIGSY, from the coding sequence ATCCAACCTGCCGCCCGGGGTGCGGTATATGCAGCAGGCGATTCTGGATATGACGACTACAAGCTGTACGAGTACAGCAGCGATGTCCTCGGAATAGACCTCGTCTGTCCAATAACAAGGTACGAGCATACCCCGGCTGACAGGCTGGAACTGATGCATTTTTATGAATCTGAAATAGGGCAGGCAATCTACAGCTGGAGGAGCATATCTGTAGATGTAGAGCTGCTGATAGAGCATGTCAAATCCGTGTTCAGAATCGACCCACTGCCAGTACGCGGGTACCACAAGGCGGCAGCTGCAGTGCTGTTATCTGTACTGCTATACCAGGTAATGGTCTATTACAACTGCAAAACTGGCGTTGACAATCCGACATCTGTCAAGTACATGATAGGGAGCTACTGA